From Vibrio maritimus, one genomic window encodes:
- a CDS encoding cupin domain-containing protein — MEMKEFYYENGIRVSLFNLDHEAVPFHFHQSVSDMIFCSKGTIQIELPEKKKVYTVAQGNVFQIPSRTKHRFANGEQHGRQSRYVLMQLGSFDIEFEQDTESMQALLPSAKPKHESKTPIYIENRKADIQALASRFAKNRPEALTEEENRDVVMALEYFAAKGVESVYSDEKV; from the coding sequence ATGGAAATGAAAGAGTTCTATTACGAAAACGGAATCAGGGTCAGCCTGTTCAACCTCGATCATGAGGCGGTTCCCTTCCACTTTCACCAGTCCGTTTCAGACATGATTTTCTGCTCTAAGGGTACGATACAGATCGAGTTACCCGAAAAAAAAAAGGTGTACACTGTTGCCCAGGGCAACGTTTTCCAGATTCCCTCTCGTACGAAACACAGGTTTGCCAATGGAGAACAACATGGGCGACAAAGCCGCTACGTGCTGATGCAGCTAGGCAGCTTCGATATAGAGTTTGAGCAGGATACGGAAAGCATGCAGGCACTACTGCCTAGCGCTAAACCGAAGCACGAATCAAAAACGCCTATTTACATTGAAAACCGCAAGGCCGATATCCAAGCGCTCGCTAGCAGGTTTGCCAAAAACAGGCCGGAAGCACTTACCGAAGAAGAAAACAGAGATGTCGTCATGGCATTGGAGTACTTTGCAGCAAAGGGGGTGGAATCTGTGTATTCCGACGAAAAGGTTTAA
- a CDS encoding sulfite exporter TauE/SafE family protein, producing MGYSIEIIFFIMLVFAVAGVIKGVVGLGLPPVVLGLLTTVVGIHPAMSLVALPAFITNAYQAMAGHYARTLFQEHWAFFFSATLSIGAGCWLTLKVEPSYISLILGVLLSLHAIAGLSNFRVIIPPQWKKAFGVAMGTCNGIFTGLTGSSAVPGVFYLQSSELPKEQLVQAMGILFTFSSAGLALGLFFQNLLTLSSSALSIVALLPAIAGMFIGGRIRKRLSVVMFQRLFFISLFMLGGYIAIIPLS from the coding sequence ATGGGGTACAGCATCGAAATTATCTTCTTCATCATGCTGGTCTTTGCAGTTGCCGGCGTTATCAAAGGCGTGGTAGGTCTTGGCCTGCCACCCGTTGTATTGGGTCTGCTCACCACTGTAGTTGGAATCCACCCTGCGATGTCTCTAGTTGCCTTACCAGCGTTTATCACCAATGCCTATCAGGCCATGGCTGGACACTATGCAAGAACCCTGTTCCAAGAGCACTGGGCTTTCTTTTTCTCCGCCACCCTTTCCATCGGTGCTGGGTGCTGGTTAACACTAAAAGTGGAGCCCAGCTACATATCTCTAATTCTGGGGGTATTACTTAGCCTGCATGCCATTGCAGGTCTATCCAATTTCCGCGTTATCATCCCCCCTCAATGGAAAAAAGCCTTCGGCGTTGCAATGGGAACCTGTAACGGCATATTTACCGGTCTGACTGGGTCATCAGCTGTACCTGGGGTTTTTTACCTCCAATCTTCAGAGCTACCAAAAGAGCAGCTGGTGCAAGCAATGGGAATTCTATTCACTTTTTCTTCCGCTGGATTAGCACTCGGGTTGTTCTTCCAGAACCTGCTGACTCTCTCGTCAAGTGCCCTTTCAATTGTAGCACTGCTACCTGCCATCGCAGGCATGTTTATTGGCGGGCGAATCCGAAAGCGGCTTTCTGTGGTTATGTTTCAGCGGTTATTTTTTATTTCACTGTTCATGCTGGGTGGATATATAGCAATCATCCCCCTTAGCTAA